One genomic segment of Nocardia spumae includes these proteins:
- the nuoE gene encoding NADH-quinone oxidoreductase subunit NuoE has protein sequence MTAEPIQAASAEQAPILLQLSRRPVPYPPEVRADLGHEAQRIIARYPQSRSALLPLLHLVQSVEGYVSGTGIAFCAEQLGLTDAEVTAVATFYSMYRRTPTGEYHVGVCTNTLCAVMGGDEILGALTRHLEIAPGETTADGAITLEHVECNAACDYAPVVMVNWEFFDNQTPETARALTDALRSGEPVTGTRSGAPLCSFRETARILAGFPDRRRGANDGEAGPATLAGLQVARELSSPESPTSLRDSSSGQGEQS, from the coding sequence ATGACCGCCGAACCGATCCAGGCCGCATCGGCCGAGCAGGCCCCCATCCTGCTGCAACTGTCGCGACGTCCCGTGCCCTATCCGCCCGAGGTGCGAGCGGATCTGGGGCACGAGGCCCAGCGGATCATCGCCCGCTATCCGCAGTCACGGTCGGCCCTGTTACCGCTGCTGCATCTGGTGCAGAGTGTCGAAGGCTACGTCTCCGGTACCGGAATCGCCTTCTGCGCCGAACAACTCGGCCTCACCGATGCCGAAGTCACCGCGGTGGCCACCTTCTATTCGATGTACCGGCGCACCCCCACCGGGGAATATCACGTCGGCGTGTGCACCAACACGCTGTGCGCGGTCATGGGCGGTGACGAAATCCTGGGGGCTCTGACCCGGCACCTGGAGATCGCGCCCGGCGAGACCACGGCCGACGGCGCCATCACACTCGAACACGTCGAGTGCAACGCCGCCTGCGATTACGCCCCGGTCGTGATGGTGAATTGGGAGTTCTTCGACAACCAGACCCCGGAAACGGCTCGGGCCCTCACCGATGCGCTGCGCTCGGGTGAACCCGTCACCGGCACCCGCAGCGGCGCGCCGCTGTGCAGCTTCCGGGAGACCGCGCGCATCCTCGCCGGATTCCCCGATCGGCGCCGGGGCGCGAACGACGGCGAGGCCGGCCCCGCGACCCTGGCCGGACTGCAGGTCGCACGCGAGTTGAGCTCGCCGGAAAGTCCCACGTCCCTGCGTGATTCGTCGTCCGGACAGGGGGAACAGTCATGA
- a CDS encoding NADH-quinone oxidoreductase subunit D gives MSHTDTTDTTPAPADDPIVTVVGQDWDDVREALDGAAEERIVVNMGPQHPSTHGVLRLILEIEGETVTEARCGIGYLHTGIEKNLEFRNWVQGVTFVTRMDYLSPLFNETVYCLAVEKLLGITDDIPERVSVIRVMLMELNRISSHLVALATGGMELGALTPMLFGFRERELILDIFENVTGLRMNHAYIRPGGLAQDLPADAVGKIRDLLALMPKRLRDMELLLNENPIFKARTRGIGYLDLSGCMALGITGPVLRSAGLPHDLRKSQPYCGYENYEFDVVTDSGCDCYGRYLIRIEEMKESLKIVEQCLDTLRPGPVMVSDKKIAWPADLELGPDGLGNSPEHIATIMGSSMEGLIHHFKLVTEGMRVPPGQVYAAVESPRGELGVHMVSDGGTRPYRVHFRDPSFTNLQAVAAMCEGGMVADVIASVASIDPVMGGVDR, from the coding sequence ATGAGTCACACCGACACCACCGACACCACACCGGCTCCCGCCGACGATCCGATCGTCACCGTCGTCGGGCAGGACTGGGACGACGTCCGCGAAGCGCTCGACGGCGCGGCCGAAGAGCGGATCGTGGTCAATATGGGTCCCCAGCACCCGTCCACCCATGGGGTGCTGCGACTGATTCTCGAGATCGAAGGTGAGACGGTCACCGAGGCGCGGTGCGGAATCGGCTACCTGCACACCGGCATCGAGAAGAATCTCGAATTCCGCAACTGGGTTCAGGGCGTCACCTTCGTGACCCGCATGGACTACCTGTCCCCGCTGTTCAACGAGACCGTCTACTGCCTGGCGGTGGAGAAGCTGCTCGGCATCACCGACGACATCCCCGAACGGGTCAGCGTCATCCGGGTGATGCTGATGGAACTCAACCGCATCTCCTCGCATCTGGTGGCACTGGCCACCGGAGGTATGGAACTCGGGGCGCTGACCCCGATGCTGTTCGGCTTCCGAGAGCGCGAACTGATCCTCGACATCTTCGAGAACGTCACCGGTCTGCGCATGAACCACGCCTATATCCGGCCTGGCGGACTGGCCCAGGATCTGCCCGCCGACGCGGTCGGCAAGATTCGAGATCTGCTGGCGCTCATGCCGAAACGGCTGCGCGATATGGAACTGCTGCTCAACGAGAATCCGATCTTCAAAGCTCGCACCCGCGGCATCGGCTACCTCGATCTGAGCGGGTGTATGGCATTGGGCATCACCGGACCGGTGCTGCGCTCGGCCGGGCTGCCACACGATCTGCGCAAGAGCCAGCCGTACTGCGGATACGAGAACTACGAATTCGATGTCGTCACCGATTCCGGATGCGACTGCTACGGCCGCTACCTGATCCGGATCGAGGAGATGAAGGAGTCGCTCAAGATCGTCGAACAGTGCCTGGACACCCTGCGTCCCGGTCCGGTCATGGTGAGCGACAAGAAGATCGCCTGGCCCGCCGACCTCGAACTCGGCCCCGACGGGCTCGGCAACTCGCCCGAACATATCGCCACCATCATGGGCTCGTCCATGGAAGGACTCATCCACCACTTCAAACTGGTCACCGAGGGGATGCGGGTGCCGCCCGGACAGGTCTACGCGGCGGTCGAGTCGCCGCGCGGGGAACTGGGAGTACATATGGTGTCCGACGGCGGAACCCGGCCCTATCGCGTCCATTTCCGCGATCCCTCGTTCACGAATCTGCAGGCGGTGGCCGCGATGTGCGAGGGCGGCATGGTCGCCGACGTGATCGCCTCGGTCGCCAGCATCGATCCGGTGATGGGTGGTGTCGACCGATGA
- a CDS encoding NADH-quinone oxidoreductase subunit C — translation MFGSRGSGDTSGYGRLVRTVSLPGSTPPPYGSYFDELVLALRNTLGEQDFHAAIEKIVVFADELTLHVRRERVLEVARALRDEPALRFELCLGVDGVHYPDDTGRELHAAYHLQSITHNRRVRVEVSMPDADPHTPSLFSVYPTTDWHERETYDFFGIVFDGHPSLTRIMMPDDWRGHPQRKDYPLGGIPVEYKGARIPPPDQRRAYS, via the coding sequence ATGTTCGGCAGCCGTGGCTCCGGGGATACATCCGGATACGGACGCCTGGTTCGCACCGTCAGTCTGCCCGGAAGTACACCACCGCCCTACGGCTCCTACTTCGACGAGCTGGTGCTGGCTTTGCGAAATACGTTGGGCGAGCAGGATTTCCACGCGGCGATCGAGAAGATCGTGGTGTTCGCCGACGAACTCACCCTGCACGTGCGGCGCGAGCGCGTGCTCGAGGTGGCACGCGCCCTGCGCGACGAACCGGCACTGCGCTTCGAACTGTGCCTGGGCGTCGACGGTGTGCACTACCCCGACGACACCGGCCGCGAACTCCACGCCGCCTACCATCTGCAGTCGATCACCCACAATCGGCGCGTCCGGGTCGAGGTGTCGATGCCCGATGCCGATCCGCATACGCCGTCGCTGTTCTCGGTGTATCCGACCACCGATTGGCACGAGCGCGAAACCTACGACTTCTTCGGCATCGTCTTCGACGGCCATCCGTCACTGACCCGGATCATGATGCCCGACGACTGGCGTGGGCATCCGCAGCGCAAGGACTACCCGCTCGGCGGGATCCCGGTCGAGTACAAGGGCGCGCGGATACCGCCGCCGGACCAGCGGAGGGCCTACAGCTGA
- a CDS encoding NuoB/complex I 20 kDa subunit family protein, translating to MGLEEKLPSGFLLSTVEQFAGYMRKGSLWPATFGLACCAIEMMATGAGRFDSARFGMEVFRASPRQADLMIVAGRVSQKMAPVLRQVYDQMTEPKWVLAMGVCASSGGMFNNYAIVQGVDHVVPVDIYLPGCPPRPEMLLHAILKLHEKIQEMPLGVDRAEAVRAAEAAALASTPTIQMKGLLR from the coding sequence ATGGGGCTCGAGGAGAAATTGCCCAGCGGCTTCCTGCTGAGCACGGTCGAACAGTTCGCCGGATATATGCGCAAGGGCTCGCTGTGGCCCGCGACGTTCGGATTGGCCTGCTGCGCGATCGAGATGATGGCCACCGGCGCCGGCCGCTTCGACAGCGCCCGATTCGGGATGGAGGTGTTCCGCGCCTCCCCCAGGCAGGCCGATCTGATGATCGTCGCCGGCCGGGTCAGTCAGAAGATGGCTCCGGTGCTCCGGCAGGTCTACGACCAGATGACCGAACCGAAGTGGGTGCTCGCGATGGGCGTCTGCGCCTCCTCCGGGGGCATGTTCAACAACTACGCGATCGTGCAGGGGGTGGATCACGTCGTGCCCGTCGACATCTACCTGCCCGGATGTCCGCCCCGGCCGGAGATGCTGTTGCACGCGATCCTGAAACTGCACGAGAAGATTCAGGAGATGCCGCTGGGCGTCGATCGCGCCGAGGCCGTGCGCGCGGCGGAAGCCGCGGCACTCGCCTCCACCCCGACCATCCAGATGAAGGGGCTGCTGCGATGA
- a CDS encoding NADH-quinone oxidoreductase subunit A: protein MNTQVPTLVLGAIAAAFALGSILLAAVVGPKRYNRAKLEAYECGIQPTPHALGGGPGNATGQRFPVKYYLTAMLFIIFDIEIVFLYPWAVHFDALGVFGLAAMALFIFNVSVAYAYEWRRGGLSWD from the coding sequence GTGAATACCCAGGTGCCGACTCTTGTGCTCGGTGCGATCGCGGCCGCGTTCGCACTGGGATCGATACTGCTGGCCGCCGTGGTCGGCCCCAAACGCTACAACCGCGCCAAACTCGAAGCCTACGAATGCGGTATCCAGCCCACCCCCCACGCCCTCGGTGGCGGGCCCGGAAACGCTACGGGACAACGCTTTCCGGTGAAGTACTACCTCACAGCGATGCTGTTCATCATCTTCGATATCGAGATCGTGTTCTTGTATCCGTGGGCAGTGCACTTCGATGCCCTCGGCGTCTTCGGGCTGGCCGCCATGGCGCTGTTCATCTTCAACGTCTCGGTGGCCTACGCCTACGAGTGGAGGCGCGGCGGTCTGAGCTGGGACTGA
- a CDS encoding Rv3143 family two-component system response regulator, which produces MSDANGPAALQVLVYSSDADTRDQVMSALGKHPHPDLPRFEYHATATAPMVIERLDAGDIDLVVLDGEAAPTGGMGLAKQLKDEIADCPPIVVLTGRADDVWLAAWSRAEAAVAHPLDPFELTAAVTAALETRPAA; this is translated from the coding sequence ATGTCCGATGCGAACGGCCCCGCCGCGCTGCAGGTTCTCGTGTACAGCAGCGATGCCGATACCCGTGATCAGGTGATGTCGGCGCTGGGTAAGCATCCCCACCCCGACCTGCCGCGGTTCGAATATCACGCGACCGCGACCGCGCCGATGGTGATCGAGCGACTCGACGCCGGTGACATCGACCTGGTCGTTCTCGACGGCGAGGCCGCGCCCACCGGCGGAATGGGACTGGCCAAACAGCTCAAGGACGAGATCGCGGACTGTCCGCCGATCGTCGTGCTCACCGGCCGCGCCGACGACGTATGGCTGGCGGCCTGGTCACGAGCCGAAGCGGCGGTCGCCCATCCGCTCGACCCGTTCGAGCTCACCGCGGCGGTCACGGCCGCCCTCGAAACCCGCCCCGCGGCCTGA
- a CDS encoding CBS domain-containing protein, with translation MRISEVLRNKGAEVVTIEPEATVSRLLEVLAEHNVGAVVVCGAGGTLDGIVSERDVVRCLHRTGARLLGEPVSGIMTAIVHTCSPEDRVESLRATMTEHRIRHLPVVDRGRMVGIVSIGDVVKSAISELQDEREHLEQYLQG, from the coding sequence ATGCGAATTTCGGAGGTTCTACGTAACAAGGGCGCCGAGGTGGTCACGATCGAACCGGAGGCGACCGTGAGCCGGCTGCTGGAGGTGCTGGCCGAGCACAATGTCGGCGCGGTGGTGGTATGCGGCGCGGGCGGCACACTGGACGGCATCGTCTCGGAGCGGGACGTGGTCCGATGCCTGCATCGGACGGGTGCGCGACTGCTCGGAGAGCCGGTGTCCGGCATCATGACCGCGATCGTGCATACCTGCTCACCGGAGGATCGAGTCGAGAGCCTGCGGGCGACGATGACCGAGCACCGGATCCGCCACCTGCCGGTGGTCGATCGCGGCCGCATGGTCGGCATCGTCAGTATCGGCGATGTGGTCAAGAGCGCGATCTCGGAGTTGCAGGACGAGCGCGAACACCTCGAGCAGTACCTGCAAGGCTGA
- a CDS encoding PASTA domain-containing protein, whose protein sequence is MRRTVFAATLIAAALAVGACGGSTDDHGSPAPSTSAVAQAGGAASNGPAAGQDCAAQPWPRPLPDFRGKRLGETVVGAGLCFAITSITAADGHDVMNDPTAATTPWTVSGQQPAAGTSVAADTPVTLTVEAPH, encoded by the coding sequence ATGCGCCGCACCGTATTCGCCGCCACTCTGATCGCCGCCGCCCTGGCGGTCGGGGCGTGCGGCGGTTCCACCGACGATCACGGCAGCCCTGCCCCGTCGACGTCAGCCGTGGCGCAGGCCGGCGGTGCCGCCTCGAACGGTCCCGCGGCGGGCCAGGACTGCGCCGCGCAGCCCTGGCCCCGGCCACTGCCCGATTTTCGCGGCAAGCGTTTGGGCGAGACCGTTGTCGGCGCGGGACTGTGTTTCGCCATCACGTCGATCACCGCGGCCGACGGACACGATGTGATGAACGATCCCACGGCCGCGACCACCCCGTGGACGGTGTCCGGGCAGCAGCCCGCGGCGGGCACCTCGGTCGCCGCCGACACGCCGGTCACATTGACCGTCGAAGCGCCGCACTGA
- a CDS encoding aldo/keto reductase, whose translation MIATRKLGELTVGAQGLGCMGMSQAYGVRDNDDESIATIHRALDLGVTLLDTANVYGAGANEELVGRAIADRRDQVVLATKFGIVWGADGSMGARGDAAYVTESCDLSLARLGVDHIDLYYQHRVDPNVPIEETWGALSDLVTAGKVRYLGISEASAQTIRSAHAVHPVTALQSEWSLWTRGIEAEIVATCRELGIGIVPFSPLGRGFLTGAITSTTDLPADDMRRSLPRFADDNIDRNLAVVAELRAMAEEKGVTAGQLALAWVQSRGEDVVPIPGTKRRTYLEQNVAATEIELTAADLARIEAAAPAEAFAGARYPEHLARAAGK comes from the coding sequence ATGATCGCGACCAGGAAACTCGGCGAATTGACCGTCGGCGCACAGGGACTCGGCTGCATGGGGATGAGCCAGGCCTACGGTGTGCGCGACAACGACGACGAGTCGATCGCCACCATCCACCGTGCGCTCGACCTCGGCGTGACCCTGCTCGACACCGCGAATGTCTACGGCGCCGGCGCGAACGAGGAGCTGGTCGGGCGTGCGATCGCCGATCGGCGCGACCAGGTCGTGCTCGCGACGAAGTTCGGCATCGTGTGGGGCGCCGACGGCTCGATGGGCGCCCGCGGTGACGCGGCCTATGTCACCGAGTCCTGCGACCTGTCGCTGGCGCGCCTCGGCGTCGATCACATCGACCTGTACTACCAGCATCGCGTCGACCCGAACGTGCCGATCGAGGAAACCTGGGGTGCACTGTCGGACCTGGTCACCGCGGGCAAGGTGCGATACCTCGGCATCTCCGAGGCGTCCGCGCAGACCATCCGCAGCGCGCACGCGGTCCATCCGGTGACCGCGCTGCAGAGCGAATGGTCGCTGTGGACGCGCGGTATCGAAGCCGAGATCGTGGCCACCTGCCGCGAACTCGGTATCGGCATCGTGCCGTTCTCCCCGCTGGGGCGCGGATTCCTCACCGGTGCGATCACCTCGACCACCGATCTGCCCGCCGACGATATGCGCCGCTCGCTGCCCCGGTTCGCCGACGACAACATCGATCGCAACCTGGCCGTGGTCGCCGAGTTGCGCGCCATGGCGGAGGAGAAGGGCGTCACGGCGGGACAACTGGCGCTGGCGTGGGTGCAGTCCCGCGGTGAGGACGTGGTGCCGATCCCGGGCACCAAGCGCCGTACCTATCTCGAGCAGAACGTCGCGGCCACGGAAATCGAGCTCACCGCCGCGGATCTCGCACGGATCGAGGCCGCGGCGCCCGCCGAGGCGTTCGCCGGCGCCCGGTATCCGGAGCATCTGGCGCGGGCCGCCGGCAAATAG
- a CDS encoding MarR family winged helix-turn-helix transcriptional regulator: MIHQERTRSAEELAEAADLYFALGRITRLLRRSGDLGALSPGSAAALGTLVRSGPMRLGDLAAAEHVTAPTMSRIVSGLEKYGYLERTADPADGRAQLLTVTDQAKSLVNGLTSARIQRFADALDDIGPDQRRTLGAALATLVKRLDD, from the coding sequence ATGATCCATCAGGAGCGCACGCGCAGCGCCGAGGAACTCGCCGAGGCGGCGGATCTGTACTTCGCCCTCGGTCGCATCACCCGGCTGTTGCGCCGCTCCGGCGATCTCGGTGCGCTGAGTCCCGGATCGGCGGCGGCGCTGGGCACTCTCGTTCGCAGCGGACCGATGCGGCTGGGTGATCTCGCCGCTGCCGAACACGTCACCGCGCCGACGATGTCGCGCATCGTGTCGGGGCTGGAGAAGTACGGCTACCTCGAACGCACCGCCGATCCGGCCGATGGGCGCGCACAGTTGCTGACAGTCACCGACCAGGCGAAATCTCTGGTGAACGGGCTCACCTCGGCCCGGATCCAGCGCTTCGCCGACGCGCTCGACGATATCGGCCCCGACCAGCGCCGAACCCTCGGTGCGGCGCTCGCGACCCTGGTGAAACGACTCGACGACTGA
- a CDS encoding LysR family transcriptional regulator produces MGTVSAVRMETFLAVARHNSIRRAAAQLHITEAAASAAVAHIEKQLDAKLIAKSGRGIVLTEAGRVYAEYCRSILGLMKEAHAAVRRAETGRLRIGVVATAGEYVLLRLLVSFRDRYPEIEVGLSIHPRDLLFIELQHHETDLVIAGRPPRDTGLVVRARRPSRLVVVGAPGRCHDPRAATWLLRGPGSGTRDTTLALLDRLQIRPPALTLGTHGAVLAAAREGLGLTLIHSDAVESDVTQGNLVVVPIDGTPLDRPWHAVTTETPTPAARLFVAHMVDHGRVGDRAFQPIGDDPVGTGPVRRLPRPAAPA; encoded by the coding sequence ATGGGAACGGTGAGTGCGGTCCGAATGGAAACGTTTCTGGCTGTGGCCCGTCACAACAGCATTCGGCGCGCAGCGGCCCAACTGCACATCACCGAGGCCGCCGCATCGGCGGCAGTGGCACATATCGAAAAGCAACTGGACGCGAAACTCATCGCGAAATCCGGTCGCGGTATCGTGCTCACCGAGGCGGGCCGGGTGTATGCCGAATACTGCCGGAGCATCCTCGGATTGATGAAAGAGGCCCATGCCGCGGTCCGCCGCGCCGAAACCGGGCGGTTGCGGATCGGTGTGGTCGCCACCGCTGGTGAATACGTGCTGCTGCGACTGCTGGTGTCGTTTCGCGATCGCTACCCCGAGATCGAGGTCGGCCTGTCCATTCACCCCCGAGATCTGCTGTTCATCGAACTGCAGCACCATGAAACGGATCTCGTGATCGCCGGTCGCCCGCCGCGCGATACCGGCCTGGTAGTCCGTGCCCGCCGGCCCAGCCGCCTGGTGGTCGTCGGCGCGCCGGGCCGCTGCCACGATCCGCGCGCCGCGACCTGGCTCTTGCGCGGTCCGGGTTCGGGCACCCGCGACACCACCCTGGCACTGCTGGATCGACTGCAGATCCGTCCGCCGGCGCTGACCCTGGGGACGCACGGCGCGGTGCTGGCCGCGGCCCGGGAAGGACTGGGGCTCACGCTGATCCACAGTGATGCGGTGGAATCGGATGTGACACAGGGCAATCTCGTCGTCGTCCCGATCGACGGCACCCCGCTCGATCGTCCCTGGCATGCGGTGACGACCGAGACTCCCACTCCCGCGGCCCGGCTGTTCGTCGCGCATATGGTCGACCACGGCCGGGTCGGCGATCGCGCCTTCCAGCCGATCGGCGACGACCCGGTCGGCACCGGCCCTGTGCGCCGGCTGCCGCGTCCCGCGGCGCCCGCGTGA
- a CDS encoding form I ribulose bisphosphate carboxylase large subunit — protein sequence MTDESTRDRWDPGVHSYASMGYYDADYQPADTDVLAVFRVNPQPGVDPIEAAAAVAGESSTATWTVVWTDRLTAHDRYRAKCYRVEEVPGRAGEYFAYIAYDLDLFEEGSITNLTSSVIGNVFGFKPLKALRLEDMRIPVAYVKTFQGPPHGIVMEREYLNKYGRPLLGATVKPKLGLSARNYGRVVYEACKGGLDFTKDDENINSQPFMRWRDRFLFAMEGVNRATAETGELKGHYLNITAASMEDMYERAEFAKSIGSVIVMMDLTVGYTAMQSMSKWARRNGMLLHLHRAGHSTYTRQKTHGVSFRVLAKWCRLIGVDHLHAGTVIGKLEGDPHTVKGFYDTLRDNHIPANPRNGIFFDQDWASLPGVMPVASGGIHAGQMHQLLDLFGDDAILQFGGGTIGHPMGIAAGAEANRVALEAMVKARNEGRDLLKEGPDALRAAARSCPPLDVALATWGDVTFDYTSTDAPDAVPTVTA from the coding sequence ATGACCGACGAATCCACGCGTGACCGCTGGGATCCGGGCGTGCACTCGTACGCGTCGATGGGGTATTACGACGCCGACTATCAACCCGCGGATACCGATGTGCTCGCGGTGTTCCGGGTGAACCCGCAGCCGGGTGTGGATCCGATCGAGGCCGCCGCCGCCGTGGCGGGCGAATCCTCTACTGCGACATGGACTGTCGTGTGGACCGACCGGCTCACCGCACATGATCGCTACCGGGCGAAGTGTTACCGGGTGGAGGAGGTCCCGGGCCGGGCGGGGGAGTATTTCGCCTATATCGCCTACGATCTGGATCTTTTCGAAGAAGGTTCCATCACCAATCTCACCTCGTCGGTGATCGGCAATGTTTTCGGTTTCAAACCGCTCAAAGCGCTTCGGCTCGAGGACATGCGCATTCCGGTCGCGTATGTCAAGACCTTTCAGGGGCCACCCCACGGAATCGTGATGGAGCGGGAGTATCTCAACAAGTACGGCAGGCCGCTGCTGGGCGCCACCGTCAAGCCGAAACTCGGCCTGTCGGCGCGTAACTACGGGCGCGTGGTGTACGAAGCATGCAAGGGGGGACTCGACTTCACCAAGGACGACGAGAACATCAACTCTCAGCCCTTCATGCGGTGGCGTGATCGCTTTCTGTTCGCCATGGAAGGGGTGAACCGAGCTACCGCGGAAACCGGAGAATTGAAGGGTCATTATCTCAACATCACGGCCGCGAGTATGGAGGATATGTACGAGCGCGCCGAGTTCGCGAAATCGATCGGCAGCGTGATCGTGATGATGGATCTGACGGTGGGCTACACCGCGATGCAATCGATGTCGAAATGGGCCCGGCGCAACGGCATGCTGCTGCATCTGCACCGCGCCGGACACTCGACCTACACGCGGCAGAAGACCCACGGCGTGAGCTTCCGCGTGCTGGCCAAATGGTGCCGGCTCATCGGAGTGGATCACCTGCACGCCGGCACGGTCATCGGCAAGCTCGAGGGCGACCCGCACACCGTCAAGGGTTTCTACGATACGTTGCGCGACAACCACATTCCGGCGAATCCACGTAACGGGATCTTCTTCGACCAGGATTGGGCGAGTCTGCCCGGTGTGATGCCGGTGGCATCCGGCGGAATCCACGCCGGTCAGATGCATCAACTCCTGGATCTGTTCGGCGACGACGCGATTCTGCAGTTCGGCGGCGGCACCATCGGGCATCCCATGGGCATCGCGGCCGGCGCCGAGGCCAATCGGGTCGCTCTCGAGGCGATGGTCAAGGCGCGCAACGAAGGTCGCGATC